A stretch of Paracoccus sp. MA DNA encodes these proteins:
- the nuoF gene encoding NADH-quinone oxidoreductase subunit NuoF, with translation MLNDQDRIFTNIYGMGDRSLAGAKSRGCWDGTAAIIQRGRDKIIDEMKASGLRGRGGAGFPTGMKWSFMPKESDGRPSYLVINADESEPATCKDREIMRHDPHTLIEGALIASFAMGAHAAYIYIRGEFIREREALQAAIDECYDAGLLGRNAAGSGWDFDLYLHHGAGAYICGEETALLESLEGKKGMPRMKPPFPAGAGLYGCPTTVNNVESIAVVPTILRRGAEWFASFGRPNNAGVKLFGLTGHVNTPCVVEEAMSIPMRELIEKHGGGIRGGWKNLKAVIPGGASCPVLTAEQCENAIMDYDGMRELKSSFGTACMIVMDQSTDVVKAIWRLSKFFKHESCGQCTPCREGTGWMMRVMERLVRGDAEVEEIDMLFDVTKQVEGHTICALGDAAAWPIQGLIRNFREEIEDRIKAKRTGRMGAMAAE, from the coding sequence ATGCTGAACGATCAGGACCGGATCTTTACGAACATCTACGGCATGGGCGACCGCAGCCTGGCCGGCGCGAAATCGCGCGGCTGCTGGGACGGCACCGCCGCCATCATCCAGCGCGGCCGCGACAAGATCATCGACGAGATGAAGGCCTCGGGCCTGCGCGGCCGTGGCGGCGCCGGTTTTCCGACCGGGATGAAATGGTCCTTCATGCCCAAGGAATCGGACGGCCGCCCCTCTTACCTGGTCATCAATGCCGACGAATCCGAGCCCGCGACCTGCAAGGACCGCGAGATCATGCGCCACGACCCGCATACGCTGATCGAGGGCGCGCTGATCGCCAGCTTCGCCATGGGCGCCCATGCCGCCTATATCTACATCCGCGGCGAGTTCATCCGCGAGCGCGAGGCGCTGCAGGCCGCCATCGACGAATGCTATGACGCGGGCCTGCTGGGCCGCAACGCCGCCGGGTCGGGCTGGGATTTCGACCTTTACCTGCACCACGGCGCCGGCGCCTATATCTGCGGCGAGGAAACCGCGCTGCTGGAATCGCTTGAGGGCAAGAAGGGCATGCCGCGCATGAAGCCGCCCTTCCCGGCGGGCGCCGGCCTCTATGGCTGCCCGACCACGGTGAACAACGTCGAATCGATCGCCGTGGTGCCGACCATCCTGCGCCGCGGCGCGGAATGGTTCGCCAGCTTCGGCCGCCCGAACAATGCGGGCGTGAAGCTGTTCGGCCTGACCGGCCACGTCAACACCCCCTGCGTGGTCGAGGAGGCCATGTCGATCCCCATGCGCGAGCTGATCGAGAAGCATGGCGGCGGCATCCGCGGCGGCTGGAAGAACCTCAAGGCGGTGATCCCCGGCGGCGCCTCCTGCCCGGTACTGACCGCCGAGCAATGCGAAAACGCCATCATGGATTACGACGGCATGCGCGAGCTGAAATCCAGCTTCGGCACCGCCTGCATGATCGTCATGGACCAGTCCACCGACGTGGTGAAGGCGATCTGGCGGCTGTCCAAGTTCTTCAAGCACGAAAGCTGCGGCCAGTGCACCCCCTGCCGCGAGGGCACCGGCTGGATGATGCGGGTCATGGAGCGGCTGGTGCGCGGCGATGCCGAGGTCGAGGAGATCGACATGCTCTTCGACGTGACCAAACAGGTCGAGGGCCACACCATCTGCGCCCTGGGCGACGCGGCCGCCTGGCCGATCCAGGGCCTGATCCGCAACTTCCGCGAGGAGATCGAGGACCGCATCAAGGCCAAGCGCACCGGCCGCATGGGCGCGATGGCGGCAGAGTAG
- a CDS encoding DUF5333 domain-containing protein: MKLIPAALIGAAMLATPAQALEPLSQEKYINDRLIAARIADRIRRTCPSINGRILYAYGEARKLKRYAEQKGYSRSQIDAFLDSREDKKRIYAVAEDYLVRNGARAEDPESFCRIGRQEIQKNTVIGSLLVAK; the protein is encoded by the coding sequence ATGAAACTCATCCCTGCCGCCCTGATCGGCGCGGCCATGCTGGCGACGCCGGCCCAGGCGCTGGAGCCGCTGAGCCAGGAGAAATACATCAACGACCGGCTGATCGCGGCCCGCATCGCCGACCGCATCCGCCGCACCTGTCCCAGCATCAACGGCCGCATCCTCTATGCCTATGGCGAGGCCCGCAAGCTCAAGCGCTATGCCGAGCAGAAGGGCTATTCGCGGTCGCAGATCGACGCCTTCCTCGACAGCAGGGAGGACAAGAAGCGCATCTATGCCGTGGCCGAGGACTATCTGGTCCGCAACGGAGCCAGGGCGGAGGACCCCGAGAGCTTCTGCCGCATCGGCCGGCAGGAGATCCAGAAGAACACGGTTATTGGCAGCCTGCTGGTGGCGAAATGA
- the nuoG gene encoding NADH-quinone oxidoreductase subunit NuoG, translating to MADLRKIKIDDVIIEVDPNLTLIQACEQAGIEVPRFCYHERLSIAGNCRMCLVEVVGGPPKPAASCAMQVKDLRPGPDGALSEIRTNSPMVKKAREGVMEFLLINHPLDCPICDQGGECDLQDQAVAYGVDFSRYREPKRASEDLNLGPLVETHMTRCISCTRCVRFTTEVAGITQMGQTGRGEDSEITSYLNETLNSNLQGNIIDLCPVGALVSKPYAFTARPWELTKTESIDVMDALGSNIRVDTKGREVMRILPRNHDDVNEEWISDKTRFVWDGLRRQRLDRPYIRENGRLRPASWPEALEAAARAMKGKKIAGLVGDLVPVEAAFSLKQLVEGLGGKVECRTDGARLPAGNRSAYVGTARIEDIDHAKRILLIGTNPRDEAPVLNARIRKAWAHGAQVALIGEAVDLTYDYLHLGTDRHALLDLVNEAPGPDGTPGLVIVGQGALREADGEAVLANAMKLCELGDARLLVLHSAAGRVGAMDVGAVTEGGLLAAIDGAEVVYNLGADEVDIAAGPVVIYQGSHGDRGAHRADIILPGACYTEESGLFVNTEGRPQLAMRANFAPGEGKENWAILRALSAELGATQPWDSLAGLRRELVAAVPHLAQIDQVPQNEWQPLDRLDLGQADFRNAIKDFYLTNPIARSSPLMGELSAMAAARRAPALAAE from the coding sequence ATGGCAGATCTTCGCAAGATCAAGATCGACGATGTGATTATCGAGGTCGATCCGAACCTGACCCTGATCCAGGCCTGCGAGCAGGCCGGGATCGAGGTGCCGCGCTTCTGCTATCACGAGCGGCTGTCGATCGCCGGCAACTGCCGCATGTGCCTGGTCGAGGTGGTGGGCGGCCCGCCCAAGCCCGCCGCCTCTTGTGCCATGCAGGTCAAGGACCTGCGCCCGGGGCCGGACGGCGCGCTCTCCGAGATCCGCACCAACTCGCCCATGGTCAAGAAGGCCCGCGAGGGGGTGATGGAGTTCCTGCTCATCAACCACCCGCTCGACTGCCCGATCTGCGACCAGGGCGGAGAATGCGACCTGCAGGACCAGGCCGTGGCCTATGGCGTCGATTTCAGCCGCTATCGCGAGCCGAAGCGCGCCAGCGAGGACCTGAACCTGGGCCCGCTGGTCGAGACGCATATGACGCGCTGCATCTCCTGCACCCGCTGCGTGCGCTTCACCACCGAGGTCGCCGGCATCACCCAGATGGGCCAGACCGGCCGCGGCGAGGACAGCGAGATCACCAGCTATCTGAACGAGACGCTGAACTCGAACCTGCAGGGCAATATCATCGACCTGTGCCCGGTCGGCGCGCTGGTTTCCAAGCCCTATGCCTTCACCGCCCGGCCCTGGGAACTGACCAAGACCGAATCCATCGACGTGATGGACGCTCTGGGCAGCAATATCCGCGTCGATACCAAGGGCCGCGAGGTCATGCGCATCCTGCCGCGCAACCATGACGACGTGAACGAGGAGTGGATCAGCGACAAGACCCGCTTCGTCTGGGACGGGCTGCGCCGCCAGCGCCTCGACCGCCCCTATATCCGCGAGAACGGCAGGCTGCGCCCGGCCTCCTGGCCCGAGGCGCTGGAGGCCGCCGCCCGCGCGATGAAGGGCAAGAAGATTGCCGGGCTGGTCGGCGATCTGGTGCCGGTCGAGGCGGCCTTCAGCCTCAAGCAGCTGGTCGAGGGGCTGGGCGGCAAGGTGGAATGCCGCACCGACGGCGCGCGGCTGCCGGCCGGCAACCGCTCGGCCTATGTCGGCACGGCGCGGATCGAGGATATCGACCACGCCAAGCGCATCCTGCTGATCGGCACCAATCCCCGCGACGAGGCGCCGGTGCTGAACGCCCGCATCCGCAAGGCCTGGGCGCATGGCGCGCAAGTGGCTCTGATCGGCGAGGCAGTCGATCTGACCTATGACTATCTGCATCTCGGCACCGACCGGCACGCCCTGCTTGATCTGGTCAATGAGGCGCCGGGTCCGGACGGCACTCCGGGGCTGGTGATCGTCGGGCAGGGCGCGCTGCGCGAAGCCGATGGCGAGGCGGTGCTGGCCAATGCGATGAAGCTTTGCGAGCTGGGCGACGCCCGGCTGCTGGTTTTGCACAGCGCCGCCGGCCGCGTCGGTGCCATGGACGTGGGCGCGGTGACCGAGGGCGGCCTGCTTGCCGCCATCGACGGCGCGGAGGTGGTCTACAACCTCGGTGCCGACGAGGTCGACATCGCTGCCGGTCCGGTGGTGATCTATCAGGGCAGCCATGGCGACCGCGGTGCGCATCGCGCCGACATCATCCTGCCCGGCGCCTGCTATACCGAGGAAAGCGGCCTGTTCGTGAACACCGAGGGCCGTCCGCAACTCGCCATGCGCGCCAATTTCGCGCCGGGCGAGGGCAAGGAGAACTGGGCGATCCTGCGTGCGCTTTCGGCCGAACTGGGCGCGACCCAGCCCTGGGACAGCCTGGCCGGGCTGCGCCGCGAACTGGTCGCGGCGGTGCCGCATCTGGCCCAGATCGACCAGGTGCCGCAGAACGAATGGCAGCCGCTGGACCGTCTTGACCTGGGCCAGGCCGATTTCCGCAATGCGATCAAGGATTTCTATCTGACCAATCCCATCGCGCGCTCCTCGCCGCTGATGGGAGAGCTTTCGGCCATGGCCGCGGCCCGCAGGGCTCCGGCCCTGGCGGCGGAGTGA
- the nuoH gene encoding NADH-quinone oxidoreductase subunit NuoH produces the protein MAEFWASPYGFALSLLLQGLAVIAFVMGSLIFMVYGDRKIWAAVQMRRGPNVVGPWGLLQTFADALKYVVKEIVVPAGADKFVYFLAPFLSMMLALFAFVVIPFDEGWVMANINVGILFIFAASSLEVYGVIMGGWASNSKYPFLASLRSAAQMISYEVSLGLIIIGVIISAGSMNLTAIVEAQRGDYGLLNWFWLPHLPMVVLFFVSALAECNRPPFDLVEAESELVAGFMTEYSSTPYLLFMAGEYIAMYLMCALLSLLFFGGWLSPVPFIADGWWWMVIKMWFWFYMFAMVKAIVPRYRYDQLMRIGWKVFLPLSLGWVVLVAILARYEVLGSFWARFAVGG, from the coding sequence ATGGCTGAATTCTGGGCCTCGCCCTACGGTTTCGCGCTCAGCCTGCTCTTGCAGGGTCTGGCGGTCATCGCCTTTGTCATGGGCTCGCTGATCTTCATGGTCTATGGCGACCGCAAGATCTGGGCGGCGGTGCAGATGCGCCGCGGTCCGAACGTGGTGGGCCCCTGGGGGCTGCTGCAGACCTTCGCCGATGCGCTGAAATACGTCGTCAAGGAAATCGTCGTCCCGGCCGGGGCGGACAAGTTCGTCTATTTCCTGGCGCCCTTCCTGTCGATGATGCTGGCGCTGTTCGCCTTTGTGGTCATCCCCTTCGACGAGGGCTGGGTGATGGCGAACATCAATGTCGGCATCCTGTTCATCTTCGCCGCCTCCTCGCTGGAGGTTTACGGCGTCATCATGGGCGGCTGGGCCTCGAACTCGAAATACCCGTTCCTTGCCTCGCTGCGCTCGGCGGCGCAGATGATCTCCTACGAGGTCTCGCTGGGGCTGATCATCATCGGCGTCATCATCTCGGCCGGCTCGATGAACCTGACCGCCATCGTCGAGGCGCAGCGCGGCGATTACGGCCTGCTGAACTGGTTCTGGCTGCCGCATCTGCCGATGGTGGTGCTGTTCTTCGTCTCGGCGCTGGCCGAATGCAACCGCCCGCCCTTCGACCTGGTCGAGGCCGAATCGGAACTGGTGGCGGGCTTCATGACCGAATATTCGTCCACGCCCTACCTGCTGTTCATGGCGGGCGAATACATCGCCATGTATCTGATGTGCGCGCTTCTGTCGCTGCTGTTCTTCGGCGGCTGGCTGTCGCCGGTGCCCTTCATCGCGGACGGCTGGTGGTGGATGGTCATCAAGATGTGGTTCTGGTTCTACATGTTCGCCATGGTCAAGGCGATCGTGCCGCGCTACCGCTACGATCAGCTGATGCGCATCGGCTGGAAGGTGTTCCTGCCCCTGTCGCTGGGCTGGGTGGTGCTGGTGGCGATCCTGGCCCGCTACGAAGTGCTGGGTAGCTTCTGGGCCCGTTTCGCAGTCGGAGGATAA
- the nuoI gene encoding NADH-quinone oxidoreductase subunit NuoI, whose product MAFDFARATKYFLMWDFIKGFGLGMRYFVSPKPTLNYPHEKGPLSPRFRGEHALRRYPNGEERCIACKLCEAVCPAQAITIDAEPREDGSRRTTRYDIDMTKCIYCGFCQEACPVDAIVEGPNFEYSTETREELFYDKQKLLANGERWEAEIARNLQLDAPYR is encoded by the coding sequence ATGGCCTTCGATTTCGCGCGGGCGACCAAGTATTTCCTGATGTGGGACTTCATCAAGGGCTTCGGCCTGGGCATGCGCTATTTCGTCTCGCCCAAGCCGACGCTGAACTATCCCCACGAAAAGGGCCCGCTTTCGCCGCGCTTCCGCGGCGAGCACGCGCTGCGCCGCTATCCGAACGGCGAGGAACGCTGCATCGCCTGCAAGCTCTGCGAGGCGGTCTGCCCAGCCCAGGCCATCACCATCGACGCCGAACCGCGCGAGGACGGCTCGCGCCGCACCACGCGCTACGACATCGACATGACGAAATGCATCTATTGCGGCTTCTGCCAGGAGGCCTGCCCGGTCGATGCCATCGTCGAGGGGCCGAATTTCGAATATTCCACCGAGACCCGCGAGGAGCTGTTCTACGACAAGCAGAAACTGCTTGCGAACGGCGAACGCTGGGAGGCCGAGATCGCCCGCAACCTGCAGCTGGATGCGCCCTACAGATGA
- a CDS encoding carboxymuconolactone decarboxylase family protein has product MTPVAAYQRGRALAEHLNPGMEAALRDRYGHWLPDAVAETVVGHGMGEVYAREGLDLKTRLLVTVGALAAMGGQTRPQLKVNVASALRAGASAREICEAIFQMHLYGGMPAAINALNAAIEVFEAEGTSP; this is encoded by the coding sequence ATGACTCCCGTCGCCGCATATCAGCGCGGCCGCGCCCTGGCCGAGCATCTCAATCCGGGGATGGAGGCGGCCCTGCGCGACCGCTATGGCCATTGGCTGCCCGATGCGGTGGCCGAAACGGTCGTGGGTCACGGGATGGGCGAGGTCTATGCCCGCGAGGGGCTGGATCTGAAGACCCGTCTGCTGGTCACGGTCGGCGCATTGGCGGCGATGGGCGGGCAGACCCGGCCGCAGCTCAAGGTGAACGTGGCCTCGGCCCTGCGCGCAGGCGCAAGCGCGCGAGAGATCTGCGAGGCGATCTTCCAGATGCATCTCTATGGCGGAATGCCGGCGGCGATCAACGCGCTGAATGCCGCCATCGAGGTTTTCGAAGCGGAGGGAACAAGTCCATGA